The genomic window GCAGGGCGGCCAGTGCCACTGGCCGATGCCGGTGGCGCAGGTGGTGGCGCTGGGACGCCTGCCGCACCGTGCGCCCTGGGCACGCGTACCGCCTGCCGATGCTGCCGCCGTGCAGCGCGCGCTGCAGGCCGCCGATGTCGCGCACCTGGCGGATCGCCCGGTGACGCAACTGTCCGGCGGCGAGCGTGCGCGCGTGTTGCTGGCGCGCGCACTGGCGGTGGAGGCGCGGGTGCTGCTGGCCGACGAGCCCACCGCGGGGCTCGACCCCGCGCACCAGCTCGGCGTCATGGAGGTGCTCAGGAGGCGTGCCCAATCCGGCGCCGGGGTCGTGGTGGTGCTGCACGACC from Nevskiales bacterium includes these protein-coding regions:
- a CDS encoding ABC transporter ATP-binding protein — protein: QGGQCHWPMPVAQVVALGRLPHRAPWARVPPADAAAVQRALQAADVAHLADRPVTQLSGGERARVLLARALAVEARVLLADEPTAGLDPAHQLGVMEVLRRRAQSGAGVVVVLHDLTLAARFCDRLLLLGEGRVVADGAAEQVLTEQNLAQVYGIEAHRAAGAEGLLVVPLRRR